A window of Pedobacter lusitanus contains these coding sequences:
- a CDS encoding ABC transporter ATP-binding protein yields MLQAISLSKNYQEHIALDNLNLQVNPGEVFCLLGQNGAGKTTTINLFLGFITPTSGKIMINNQEVKPGAADTRKYLAYIPEVVMLYGNLSAIDNLDYFSRLAGFSYNKAHLSDFLSQCGLQNEAHLKNLSGFSKGMRQKVGIAIALAKNADVILMDEPTSGLDPKATDEFTRLVKDLGKQGKSILMATHDIFNAVNVGTHIGIMRKGQLIHTINADDINAGDLQKLYLQTI; encoded by the coding sequence ATGCTGCAGGCCATTTCATTATCCAAAAATTATCAGGAACATATAGCCCTGGATAACCTTAATCTTCAGGTAAATCCCGGAGAAGTATTTTGTCTGTTAGGACAAAACGGTGCTGGTAAAACAACGACAATTAATCTTTTCCTTGGATTTATTACCCCGACATCCGGTAAAATCATGATCAATAATCAGGAAGTTAAACCTGGTGCTGCTGATACGCGCAAATACCTGGCTTATATCCCAGAAGTGGTTATGCTTTACGGAAATCTTTCTGCAATAGATAACCTAGATTATTTTAGCCGGCTGGCCGGTTTTTCTTATAACAAAGCTCATCTCTCTGATTTCCTGTCCCAATGCGGATTACAAAATGAAGCCCATCTGAAAAACCTGTCTGGTTTTAGTAAAGGAATGCGTCAGAAAGTGGGAATCGCTATTGCTTTAGCAAAAAATGCAGATGTTATCCTGATGGATGAACCTACAAGTGGCCTGGATCCTAAAGCAACTGATGAATTTACCAGACTGGTGAAAGATCTGGGCAAACAAGGTAAATCTATCCTGATGGCTACTCACGATATTTTCAACGCAGTAAACGTAGGTACTCATATCGGTATTATGCGCAAAGGACAGCTTATTCATACGATAAACGCTGATGATATCAATGCAGGTGACCTGCAAAAATTATACTTACAAACTATTTAA
- a CDS encoding TonB-dependent siderophore receptor: MNLFSTLICRTFLISGIIFLFNLQGIAQIKVTGNVVSEQHAPLKQVNIRFKNGKDILNTSSDTSGRFQLILPKSGSYLVTLSAIGFQTCSKVYQITGIPEIILNSIVLADSDEELQTVEIIGTTAKKYFSDYSFSATKIATLNKDIPQAISTVSKELIADRQAATLADVVKHVPGVSQSSFYNQFAIRGINQNQEGAIINGMRTHQYFFNQPLTSNLERIEVIKGPASANFSSVDPGGSINMVTKKPLAEDRKQISISTGSFSTMRTALDFTGPLNKEKTLLYRLNAAYEDSKSFRDLQYKKAYLISPSFSYVPNDKTSINVELVMNNSKSRLDRGQAIFGAIAGKTDLKSTPVTFNMGGSNDYFNSQDLMLMSNLSHAFTPDVVFNVAYMKQAWTEDLLEHRTTNAFGVDENNMPIPTLAGMRAVQRQQKWNTDNLSTYFSINATTGVLKHKIVIGFDVMTTQKYRGGGENSAQGYRLKDGTVAPKYDPAKKDLYLFKTVNGINAPVPNTDHFNLANPVYTIRNLSDYIFTKTEIPPAYALVNGLYLQDQIRYQKMILTVGLRQEWYDDYNNYKLSTEKKISRKKLLPRLGITYAVTPDINVYGTYLKGYQPQENTSTLVIVPPPAGTHYKPLESDLKEIGVKSEWLNRTLLINVSLFEINQRNLLLNANDPVDVNLLIERGAQRSRGLELEASGFILPGWQFSAGYSYTDAIVRQDNDVTLIGQRVQNTPKHSGSIWTRYDLKDNRFIKGIGFGAGIQYSGDKLPLYIRNFTLPAYTVVDAAIYYAPAKSKIQLAMNVNNVFNKTYWVGAQNYLRLFPGTPRNVMFNVTYRF, translated from the coding sequence ATGAATTTATTCTCTACGCTTATATGCAGAACTTTTTTAATTTCCGGCATCATTTTTCTATTTAATCTACAGGGTATCGCTCAGATAAAAGTGACCGGAAATGTAGTTTCGGAGCAACACGCCCCCCTTAAACAAGTCAATATCCGATTCAAAAACGGAAAAGATATATTAAATACATCGAGTGATACTTCAGGCAGATTTCAACTGATTTTACCAAAGTCAGGTAGTTATCTGGTAACACTAAGTGCCATTGGATTTCAGACCTGCAGCAAAGTATATCAGATTACCGGAATACCGGAAATCATATTGAACAGCATTGTACTTGCTGATTCGGATGAAGAACTTCAAACGGTGGAAATCATTGGGACGACAGCTAAAAAATATTTTAGTGATTATTCATTCTCTGCCACCAAAATAGCGACCCTAAATAAAGATATTCCCCAGGCCATATCAACCGTGTCTAAAGAACTGATTGCCGACAGACAGGCAGCTACACTGGCGGATGTAGTTAAACATGTACCGGGAGTGTCTCAAAGCAGTTTTTATAATCAGTTCGCCATCCGGGGAATTAATCAGAATCAGGAAGGTGCAATTATTAATGGCATGCGCACTCACCAATACTTTTTTAATCAGCCACTGACCAGTAACCTGGAACGTATAGAAGTAATTAAAGGGCCGGCAAGTGCAAATTTTTCAAGCGTGGACCCCGGCGGAAGTATTAATATGGTCACAAAAAAACCATTAGCTGAAGACAGAAAACAAATCAGTATTTCAACTGGTAGTTTTAGCACAATGAGAACTGCTCTGGATTTTACAGGACCGTTAAATAAAGAAAAAACTTTATTGTACAGACTGAATGCTGCTTATGAGGACAGCAAAAGTTTCAGAGATCTGCAATATAAAAAAGCTTATCTGATCTCTCCTTCCTTCTCCTATGTTCCTAATGATAAAACCAGTATTAATGTAGAACTAGTAATGAATAACAGCAAATCAAGGTTAGATCGCGGACAGGCAATCTTTGGTGCCATAGCTGGTAAAACCGATTTAAAAAGTACGCCGGTTACCTTTAATATGGGTGGCAGCAACGATTATTTTAACAGTCAGGATTTAATGCTGATGAGTAATCTTTCACATGCTTTTACTCCAGATGTGGTTTTCAATGTTGCTTATATGAAACAGGCATGGACCGAGGATTTGCTGGAACATCGTACCACCAATGCGTTTGGTGTGGACGAAAATAATATGCCAATACCTACACTTGCCGGCATGCGCGCAGTACAGAGACAGCAAAAATGGAATACTGATAATCTAAGCACATATTTTAGTATCAATGCAACTACCGGTGTATTAAAGCATAAAATTGTAATTGGCTTTGATGTTATGACTACGCAAAAGTACAGAGGTGGCGGCGAGAATTCGGCGCAGGGATATCGTTTAAAAGATGGCACTGTAGCCCCGAAATATGATCCGGCCAAAAAGGATCTCTATCTATTCAAAACAGTTAACGGGATCAATGCACCGGTGCCTAATACAGATCATTTTAACCTGGCAAATCCTGTATACACTATCCGTAATCTCAGCGACTATATTTTCACCAAAACTGAGATCCCGCCTGCGTATGCCCTTGTCAACGGATTATATCTGCAGGATCAGATCAGGTATCAGAAAATGATCCTTACCGTAGGCTTAAGACAGGAATGGTATGATGATTACAATAATTATAAATTAAGCACAGAAAAAAAGATTTCAAGAAAAAAACTGCTGCCAAGATTAGGAATTACTTATGCGGTAACTCCGGATATCAATGTTTACGGGACTTACCTGAAGGGCTATCAGCCACAGGAAAACACCTCTACGCTAGTCATTGTTCCACCACCTGCGGGTACGCATTACAAACCGCTGGAAAGTGATCTGAAAGAGATCGGGGTTAAGTCGGAATGGTTAAACAGAACACTCCTGATCAATGTATCTCTATTTGAAATTAATCAGCGGAATCTGCTTCTAAATGCAAATGATCCGGTAGATGTGAACTTGCTTATTGAGCGTGGTGCCCAGAGAAGCAGAGGTTTAGAACTGGAAGCATCTGGTTTTATTTTACCAGGCTGGCAATTCAGTGCAGGATACAGCTATACAGATGCAATCGTCAGGCAGGATAATGATGTTACTTTAATTGGTCAGCGGGTGCAGAATACGCCAAAACATAGTGGCAGTATCTGGACCAGATATGATCTGAAAGATAACCGGTTTATCAAAGGTATAGGCTTTGGCGCCGGTATACAATACAGCGGAGATAAATTGCCTTTATATATCAGAAATTTCACCTTACCTGCATATACGGTTGTGGATGCGGCAATCTATTATGCTCCGGCAAAATCAAAGATACAGCTGGCCATGAATGTGAACAATGTCTTTAATAAAACCTATTGGGTGGGTGCACAAAACTATCTGCGCTTATTCCCCGGAACACCAAGAAATGTAATGTTTAATGTCACCTACAGATTCTGA
- a CDS encoding ABC transporter permease codes for MMKTIFIISGNTWKMAFENKATIALTVILGLALGLATFIGWQNFNTQHNQRLKYKEIVRQKWLSKPDKHPHRMAHYGYLVFRDKHELSFFDFGMESFAGVSIFLEAHKQNTVNFSEAGFSNGMLRFGELSVAMVLQLLVPLLIFFLGYNTISAEREAGTLKILLCQGVKWSQLLFGKVLGIISVSFTLFIPVILLTIVLWAALSNWQVSVDSGMRLLLLIAAYTLYFIICAGIAVLVSAFHQSSKAALTSLLVLWVFFTLVLPRVTQAIGAKIYPSPAKIEFNAAIEADLQKEGDSHNPDDPHYAQFKADVLKKYKVDDVTKLPFNYGGYLMAEGERISAGIYNRHQKQLNQTFENQNSFAVAASYLNPFLAIKNLSMALTASDFKTYADFQDQAEAYRYQLAQRMNQLQMDNISNEKPGEKEKAASISHAHWAEQPDFQYHFKPVSWVIANQPGTILSILFWFAGILIILAISSKWIKTV; via the coding sequence ATGATGAAAACAATATTTATAATTTCTGGCAACACATGGAAAATGGCCTTTGAAAATAAGGCAACCATTGCCCTAACTGTAATTTTAGGACTGGCTTTAGGGCTGGCCACTTTTATTGGCTGGCAAAATTTCAACACGCAACATAATCAACGCCTGAAATACAAAGAAATAGTACGGCAAAAATGGCTGTCCAAACCCGATAAACATCCTCACAGAATGGCTCATTATGGTTATCTCGTTTTCAGGGATAAACATGAACTGAGTTTTTTTGATTTTGGAATGGAGAGTTTCGCAGGGGTATCAATTTTTCTTGAAGCCCATAAACAAAATACAGTTAATTTTTCCGAAGCGGGCTTTTCAAATGGCATGCTTCGTTTTGGCGAATTGAGTGTAGCTATGGTATTGCAGCTTCTTGTCCCCCTGCTGATCTTTTTTTTGGGGTATAACACGATATCTGCGGAACGTGAAGCCGGCACACTCAAAATACTATTATGTCAGGGTGTAAAATGGTCCCAATTACTATTTGGCAAAGTGCTGGGAATTATCAGCGTAAGTTTCACGCTGTTTATTCCGGTTATCCTGCTGACCATTGTTTTATGGGCAGCACTGAGTAACTGGCAGGTATCAGTAGATTCAGGTATGCGTTTATTGTTACTTATAGCTGCCTATACTTTATATTTTATCATTTGCGCAGGTATAGCGGTACTGGTATCGGCCTTTCATCAGAGCTCAAAAGCTGCTTTAACCAGTTTACTTGTTTTATGGGTGTTCTTTACGCTTGTCTTACCCAGAGTTACTCAGGCAATCGGTGCGAAAATTTATCCTTCACCAGCTAAAATTGAATTCAATGCAGCCATAGAAGCTGATTTACAAAAAGAAGGTGATAGTCACAATCCTGATGATCCGCATTATGCACAATTCAAAGCTGATGTGCTCAAAAAATATAAGGTTGACGATGTCACTAAACTGCCTTTCAATTATGGGGGTTATCTCATGGCCGAAGGAGAAAGAATCTCGGCAGGGATTTATAACCGGCATCAGAAACAACTTAACCAGACATTTGAAAATCAAAACAGCTTTGCAGTTGCAGCAAGTTACCTCAATCCTTTTCTGGCCATAAAAAACCTATCTATGGCACTCACTGCATCTGATTTTAAAACTTATGCAGACTTTCAGGATCAGGCAGAGGCTTATCGCTATCAGCTTGCCCAGCGTATGAATCAGCTTCAGATGGATAACATCAGTAATGAAAAACCTGGTGAAAAAGAAAAGGCTGCCAGTATCAGCCATGCGCACTGGGCTGAACAACCAGACTTCCAATATCATTTTAAACCTGTAAGCTGGGTAATTGCAAATCAACCAGGAACCATTCTTTCTATATTATTCTGGTTTGCAGGGATATTAATAATTCTGGCAATTTCATCAAAATGGATTAAAACCGTATAA
- a CDS encoding DUF3526 domain-containing protein yields MIKSIYQLEFKIFFSNKAARFGILILLISGFCSLYLGKQFIAKQKTVIEKAGKMQQEHTDKNVKYFGKDLGLLLYYNKFAMANIPDNWAAFANGQRDINPYLISVTMLGLEGQMYDTDLNNPSTLLMGNMDLAFVMIFLFPLVIIAFTYNVLSAEQESGIWGLIRSQSTLPMRIIWRKLTVRIIVVFAVFLILMISAAIYLSLAPDLRFILVSALISLYLIFWFSLSFWVISLGKSSSFNAVCLIAFWVALNIVSPAVLNVWLTQKYPVPEALENVVKQREGYHEKWDLDKSVTMDKFYKHYPQFKQYAFPEELTFSWYWYYAMQQMGDDDAAFSATRITEKLNQRQHFTHMTTLLLPGIETQSGLNQLAGSDLQAHTGFLQKLKAYHEKVRLFFYPLIFKEAKAENINWKQFRIEHYTDRKSEQVWQNLLSLIIFSIVPALSGIYNFKKRASLL; encoded by the coding sequence ATGATTAAAAGTATTTATCAATTAGAATTTAAGATTTTTTTCAGCAATAAAGCAGCAAGGTTTGGCATACTGATCCTGCTGATCAGCGGTTTTTGCAGTCTCTACTTAGGCAAACAGTTCATTGCCAAACAAAAGACTGTTATCGAAAAAGCAGGGAAAATGCAGCAGGAACATACTGATAAAAATGTTAAGTATTTTGGAAAAGATCTGGGGTTGTTATTGTATTATAATAAATTTGCAATGGCTAATATTCCTGATAACTGGGCAGCTTTTGCAAATGGACAGCGGGATATTAATCCCTACCTGATCTCAGTAACTATGCTTGGTCTAGAAGGCCAGATGTATGATACAGACCTGAACAATCCATCTACTTTGTTAATGGGAAATATGGATCTGGCATTCGTAATGATCTTTTTATTCCCTCTGGTAATTATTGCTTTCACCTATAATGTACTTTCTGCAGAACAGGAATCTGGCATATGGGGACTAATCAGATCACAATCTACCCTACCCATGCGGATCATATGGCGCAAATTAACAGTCAGGATCATTGTTGTATTTGCGGTCTTTCTGATATTAATGATCAGCGCAGCTATTTATCTCAGTCTGGCACCTGATCTACGTTTTATACTTGTTTCAGCCCTGATCAGTTTATACCTGATCTTCTGGTTTTCATTATCATTCTGGGTGATTTCTCTTGGTAAATCATCCAGTTTTAATGCAGTATGTCTGATTGCTTTCTGGGTGGCACTGAATATTGTCTCCCCGGCAGTGCTGAATGTTTGGTTAACACAGAAATATCCTGTTCCTGAAGCGCTGGAAAATGTGGTGAAACAGCGGGAAGGTTATCATGAAAAGTGGGACCTGGATAAAAGTGTAACTATGGATAAGTTTTACAAACATTATCCACAATTTAAACAATATGCTTTTCCGGAAGAACTGACTTTCAGCTGGTACTGGTATTATGCAATGCAGCAAATGGGAGACGATGACGCAGCTTTCAGTGCAACCAGGATTACGGAAAAACTCAATCAAAGACAGCATTTCACCCATATGACAACCCTGCTTTTACCTGGTATAGAGACGCAGTCAGGGTTAAACCAGCTGGCCGGTTCTGACCTGCAGGCACACACCGGATTTCTGCAAAAATTAAAAGCCTATCATGAGAAAGTACGGCTATTCTTTTATCCTCTGATTTTCAAGGAAGCTAAAGCAGAAAATATAAACTGGAAACAATTTAGGATTGAACATTATACCGATCGTAAATCTGAACAGGTCTGGCAAAATCTACTTTCATTAATCATATTTTCAATTGTGCCTGCACTATCAGGAATTTATAATTTCAAAAAGAGAGCCAGCTTGTTATAA
- a CDS encoding AI-2E family transporter: protein MNNQQPKDLYKIITSVILYTFGLVILLWFLYQIMSVFILFIFAIVLGLIINQPVSRLEKKGMKRWLAALIILGSIFIASALLGFLIVPHISEQIDTLVGNLPGYYESVSNHISHILMKYPELSKELQQDGMSISAAVPSLDKTVLGLGSISFTVIGGIFLFIVFISMIIFFVGNPRPVIQMYLSVFDPEKRPKAERALQHTSVMLGGWMKSNLIGGIIQAVLVYIFLTVMHVPGALVWAALAFFSELIPKIGFYLMAIPPTLVALSVSPVTAFWCLVFFLLLNELISDFVMPKLRSSTMNIHPVSLLFLLLAMTTAFGLMGALLAAPMAAIIKAYYEEFYLQKFAEDPQMEQRIDNILYQE from the coding sequence ATGAATAATCAGCAGCCAAAAGATCTTTATAAAATTATCACTTCAGTTATCCTGTACACATTTGGGTTGGTGATCTTACTTTGGTTCCTTTACCAGATTATGAGTGTTTTTATCCTATTCATTTTCGCAATTGTGCTGGGGCTGATTATTAACCAGCCTGTAAGCAGGCTGGAGAAAAAAGGGATGAAACGCTGGCTGGCTGCACTGATCATTTTGGGAAGTATTTTTATTGCCTCCGCATTATTGGGGTTTTTAATCGTACCACATATCAGCGAACAGATAGATACACTAGTGGGAAATCTGCCTGGTTATTATGAGAGTGTTTCTAATCATATTTCTCATATCCTGATGAAGTATCCGGAGCTTAGCAAAGAGTTACAGCAAGATGGAATGTCGATTTCTGCCGCAGTTCCTTCACTGGATAAAACAGTTCTGGGTTTAGGGAGCATCTCTTTCACAGTAATTGGCGGTATATTTTTATTTATTGTTTTTATATCCATGATTATATTCTTTGTAGGAAACCCAAGACCTGTAATTCAGATGTATCTTTCCGTATTTGATCCGGAAAAACGCCCAAAAGCAGAAAGAGCATTGCAACACACTTCAGTCATGCTGGGCGGATGGATGAAATCGAATCTGATCGGGGGTATCATACAGGCGGTGCTGGTTTATATATTTTTAACTGTTATGCATGTCCCGGGAGCCTTAGTCTGGGCTGCACTGGCTTTTTTCTCAGAGTTAATCCCTAAAATAGGTTTTTACCTCATGGCTATTCCTCCTACCCTTGTTGCTTTATCTGTAAGCCCGGTTACAGCATTCTGGTGTCTTGTTTTTTTCCTGCTTTTAAACGAGCTTATTTCAGATTTTGTGATGCCAAAATTAAGATCTTCAACGATGAACATACATCCGGTATCTTTGCTCTTTTTGCTACTGGCGATGACTACAGCATTCGGCCTAATGGGTGCTTTACTTGCCGCGCCCATGGCAGCAATCATCAAGGCATATTATGAAGAGTTTTATTTGCAGAAATTCGCTGAAGACCCTCAGATGGAACAAAGAATTGATAATATTCTTTATCAGGAATAA
- a CDS encoding RNA polymerase sigma factor → MSGFSHLTDNELTNLLKEGNSYAYTEIFERYSEVLLRHAYRFLSVHDEANDVVQDVFLLLWVKKEDIVFQTSLSAYLYASVRNRIFDMISHQKVVSRYIESVSNFMDQDYSVTDYQVREKMLAVLIEKEIQALPEKMRQIFLLSRKEELSYKEIAEQLNITDQTARQQVYNAVRKLKLKISSLLSIIPFV, encoded by the coding sequence ATGTCCGGATTCAGTCATCTTACTGATAACGAATTGACAAACCTTTTAAAGGAGGGGAATAGTTATGCCTATACTGAGATCTTTGAACGCTACTCAGAAGTTCTGTTAAGACATGCTTATCGTTTCCTTTCCGTGCATGATGAAGCTAATGATGTTGTGCAGGATGTTTTTCTTTTGCTATGGGTAAAAAAGGAAGATATTGTATTTCAGACTTCGCTTTCTGCCTATTTATATGCTTCGGTCAGGAACCGTATATTTGATATGATTTCCCATCAAAAGGTTGTTTCACGATACATTGAATCAGTTAGTAACTTTATGGATCAGGATTATAGTGTAACTGATTATCAGGTGAGGGAAAAAATGTTGGCAGTTCTTATTGAAAAAGAAATTCAGGCCTTACCGGAAAAAATGCGCCAAATATTCCTGTTAAGCAGAAAGGAAGAGCTGAGTTATAAAGAAATTGCTGAGCAGCTTAATATTACTGATCAGACAGCCAGGCAGCAGGTATACAATGCAGTCCGCAAATTGAAGCTGAAAATCAGTTCCTTACTTAGTATTATTCCTTTTGTATAA
- a CDS encoding FecR family protein: MDKQEIIELLKKYKAGTLSAEHKAKLETWYINQGSKNNTEPDEETIEESIQYLRSQLPLKYNVISKFSWLHIAAAAMIIASVGTGLYFYNRTNLKSSLISATNTVIPGSNKAYLTLSNGKRIILNESANGELAVQAGIKITKTADGQLVYDVSSSGASAKTENNYNTIETPRGGQYQIILPDGTKVWLNAASSLKYPIQFAMKERKVELSGEAYFEVSKNKIKPFIVMTDKQQVEVLGTHFNIKSYKEEGNTSTTLLEGSVRVTPGSFEGNRISLSKDNAVVLKPDQQSVLINSNLKIREADTEEAVSWKNGYFKFNDENIKTVMLKISRWYNVDVHYQGRISDEEYRGTISRFKNISEVLDLLESTKTVHFKVEGRRITVM, from the coding sequence ATGGATAAACAGGAGATTATCGAATTGTTAAAAAAATATAAAGCAGGTACACTTAGTGCGGAGCATAAAGCAAAACTCGAAACCTGGTATATCAACCAGGGCTCAAAAAATAATACTGAACCTGATGAGGAAACTATTGAGGAAAGCATACAGTATCTGCGTAGTCAATTGCCATTAAAATATAATGTTATATCAAAATTTTCATGGTTACATATTGCTGCTGCTGCAATGATAATTGCTTCTGTTGGGACTGGCCTGTATTTTTATAACCGAACAAATCTTAAATCGTCTCTGATATCAGCTACCAATACAGTCATACCAGGCAGCAATAAAGCCTATCTTACTTTATCAAACGGTAAACGGATAATTTTAAACGAATCTGCCAACGGAGAACTGGCAGTACAGGCAGGTATAAAGATAACCAAAACCGCTGATGGCCAACTTGTTTATGATGTTTCTTCTTCCGGGGCATCCGCCAAAACTGAAAATAATTACAATACGATTGAAACTCCCAGAGGTGGTCAATATCAGATTATTCTGCCCGACGGAACCAAAGTATGGCTTAACGCCGCTTCTTCTTTAAAGTATCCGATACAGTTTGCCATGAAGGAACGTAAAGTTGAGCTTAGCGGCGAAGCCTACTTTGAAGTATCAAAAAATAAAATAAAACCTTTTATTGTAATGACGGATAAACAGCAGGTGGAAGTTTTAGGTACTCATTTTAATATCAAAAGTTATAAGGAAGAAGGAAATACCAGCACTACTTTACTGGAAGGTTCTGTTCGGGTAACACCTGGTTCTTTTGAAGGTAATCGGATAAGCTTATCCAAAGATAATGCCGTAGTACTGAAACCTGATCAGCAATCGGTACTGATCAACAGTAACCTGAAAATAAGGGAGGCTGATACCGAGGAAGCGGTGTCCTGGAAAAACGGATATTTTAAGTTTAACGACGAAAACATAAAGACTGTAATGTTAAAAATCAGTAGGTGGTATAATGTTGACGTTCATTATCAGGGCAGAATTTCTGATGAAGAGTATAGGGGGACAATTTCCCGGTTTAAGAATATCTCAGAAGTGCTGGATTTACTGGAATCTACTAAAACAGTTCATTTTAAAGTTGAAGGAAGGAGGATTACAGTTATGTAA